The segment CCTGGCCGTGCTGGGCGCGCGCGTGAAAAACATCGATGACGCCGTCTACGTGCGCGACGCCATCCTGGCCACCGTGGCGCAGCTGCGCGACACGCCGGTGAGCGAGCAAGACCTGGCGGACGCCAAGTCGGCCGAAAAATACGGCTTGATACGCTCGCTCGACAATACGGAGCAGATCGCCGGCACCCTGGCGTCCTTCGTGCATTTCGACCGCTCGTATGCCACCATCAACCAGTACTACCGCCTGATCGATACGCTCACGCCGGCCGACCTGCAGGCGGCCGCGCGCAAATACCTGACGGACGAGGGCCTGGTGGTGACGACCCTGTCGCACCAGCCGATGGCGGCCGCCATCGCCACCACGCCGAAGCTGGCCAGCCTGCTGCCGGCCGCCTCGAACGCGAAGTTCGACGTGCTGGTGCAAAAGTCGGCGCTGCCGCAAATCCGCTACAAGCTGCTGTTTATGGCAGGTTCCGCGCAAGACCCGCAAGGCAAGGAAGGCCTGGCCGCGCTGACGGCCGCCATGGTGGCGTCGGGCGGCTCTTCCGAGCGCAAGATCGATGAAGTCAACCAGGCACTGTTCCCGCTGGCCGGCAGTTTCAGCCAGCAGACGGACAAGGAAATGACGACGTTTACGGGTTCCATCCACAAGGATAACTGGACGCAGTTCAACGCCATCGCCCTGCCCCTGCTGCTCTCGCCCGGTTTTCGGGAAGACGACTTCCGCCGCCTGAAAGATGCGCAAAAGAACGCGCTGCTGCTGGACCTGAAAGACAATAACGAAGAGGAATTCGCCAAGGAACGCCTGCAAACCAATGTGTACGCAGGCACGCCGTACGGCCACCCCGTACTGGGCACGGTCGCCGGCATCGACGCCATCACCCTGGACGACGTGAAACAGTTCTGGAAGAGCGCGTATGCGCAAGGCGCCGTCAAGGTGGGCATGTCCGGCGACGTCTCGGATGCCATGACGGCGTCGCTGACGCAGGCGCTGGGCAAGCTGCCGGCCGGTTCGGGCTTGCCGGCCACCGTGAAACCCGTGGGCCGCAAGGCGAACGGCCTGGAAGTGGAAATCATCGAGAAAAACACGCGCGCCACGGCCATTTCCTTCGGCTTGCCGCTGGACGTGACCCGCACGCACCCGGACTTCCCCGCCCTGTGGCTGGCCAAAACGTGGCTGGGCGAGCACCGCGCCTCGAATTCCTATCTGTACCAGCGCATCCGTGAAATCCGCGGCATGAACTATGGCGATTACGCCTACATCGAAGCCTTCCCGCGTGGCATGTACCAGTTTTTCCCGAACCCGAACCTGGGCCGCAAGGCGCAGCTGTTCGAAGTCTGGATACGCCCCGTGGCGCCGGACAATGCCCACTTCGCGCTGCGCGTGGCCCTGACGGAATTGGGCAAGCTGATCGACAATGGTCTCACGCAGGACGACTTCGCCACCACGCGCGACTACCTGATGAAGAACGTCTTCGTCATGACGTCGACGCAGGACCAGCAACTGGGCTATGCGCTCGATTCGCAATGGTATGGCACGCCCGAGTTCACCAAGCTGATGCGTGACGGCTTGTCGACACTGACGGTGGCGGACGTCAACCGCGCCATCAAGCAGCACCTGTCGGCAAAGAACCTGTCCGTGGTGATCGTCGCCAAGGATGCGGCCGGGTTGAAGGATAAGCTCGTCAGCGATGCGTTTTCTCCCATCAAGTACGACGGCAACAAGCCGCAGGCCTTGCTCGATGAAGACAAGGTCATCGGCGCGATGCAGCTGAACATCCAGCCTGCGGCCGTCACCGTGACACCGGCGGCGCAGGCGTTTGCCAGGTAAGCCGGCGCTGTATCAGCCCCATCCGATACAGGCCGTCGGATGGGATTTCTTTCGCACGGGCGCCTGCCGCGCGCCCTGCCGTAGCAAACTCATGGCACGTACATCCTCATGACATCCGAAGTATTCGATACTCCACGACCGCAGACGCTCCCGCCTGCCATGCCCGACAGTGGCCAGGCGAGACGCCCGCGTCCCGCAGCCGTCACGGTGATAGCCTATTTGTTACTCATGAACGGGGGCGGCATGGTCACTTATTTCATGCTGTTTGGCCGCCACGTGACGTCCGGTGCGCTGCAGTTGCTTGAAGCATGCGGCTATGCCAATTTTTTCATTGCCATGGGCCTGCTTTGCGCACAACGCTGGGCCCGCGTGGCCTACGTCATTGCCGGCACCATGGGCATGGGGTGCATGATCGCCATCGATGCACCGGCACAGGGCAGCCTCGCCCTGCGACTGCTGTTTGCCATACCGGCGTTCGCGGCCTTCCTCTACCTGCTGTACCGCGAGGATGCCCGGCTGTACTTTGCATCAATGCAAGCGCCGTCTCCCAGCCCTGGCGGCCGGCGGCGCATCGGCGCCTGCC is part of the Janthinobacterium sp. 67 genome and harbors:
- a CDS encoding M16 family metallopeptidase; the encoded protein is MPALLPAFALALSAMASSNLGAAPVKPATTHSAAASKADLLPFKATEKTLANGLKIIIVPTGFPNLVSLQIPVQTGSRNEVEPGKSGFAHFFEHMMFRGTKAYPPEKYQEVITRAGARQNAYTSDDLTNYHTTFAKQDLETVLKVEADRFQHLDYAEDAFKTESRAVLGEYNKNSANPVSKLFEVMRDSAYTTHTYKHTTMGFIQDIEDMPNQYAYSKLFFDRWYRPERTTIIIAGDVEPQQAIALVEKYWSGWQRGKQQAAVPVEPKPQGPVYKHVAWPTPTLPWVAVGFHAPAFSVKDKDQAALATLLSLSFGRTSPLYKRLVQNEQKVDQLFDMTPERVDPTLAVLGARVKNIDDAVYVRDAILATVAQLRDTPVSEQDLADAKSAEKYGLIRSLDNTEQIAGTLASFVHFDRSYATINQYYRLIDTLTPADLQAAARKYLTDEGLVVTTLSHQPMAAAIATTPKLASLLPAASNAKFDVLVQKSALPQIRYKLLFMAGSAQDPQGKEGLAALTAAMVASGGSSERKIDEVNQALFPLAGSFSQQTDKEMTTFTGSIHKDNWTQFNAIALPLLLSPGFREDDFRRLKDAQKNALLLDLKDNNEEEFAKERLQTNVYAGTPYGHPVLGTVAGIDAITLDDVKQFWKSAYAQGAVKVGMSGDVSDAMTASLTQALGKLPAGSGLPATVKPVGRKANGLEVEIIEKNTRATAISFGLPLDVTRTHPDFPALWLAKTWLGEHRASNSYLYQRIREIRGMNYGDYAYIEAFPRGMYQFFPNPNLGRKAQLFEVWIRPVAPDNAHFALRVALTELGKLIDNGLTQDDFATTRDYLMKNVFVMTSTQDQQLGYALDSQWYGTPEFTKLMRDGLSTLTVADVNRAIKQHLSAKNLSVVIVAKDAAGLKDKLVSDAFSPIKYDGNKPQALLDEDKVIGAMQLNIQPAAVTVTPAAQAFAR